A genomic segment from uncultured Desulfuromonas sp. encodes:
- a CDS encoding YkgJ family cysteine cluster protein, producing MISIAGWWRHLRLRLTGKELILAGACKQCGACCRRLQLEQGRRWLRSRRTFKRLVQDHPEFSRFEICGRDAQGLLVFNCTLLGDDHRCQDYDNRPKLCRDFPHKGIFFCGGALPPGCGYQVAEVTPFATHLRKAQKKIAPHREVESDQKHNEK from the coding sequence ATGATCTCTATTGCCGGCTGGTGGCGGCACCTGCGACTTCGCTTGACCGGCAAGGAATTGATCCTTGCCGGCGCTTGCAAACAGTGTGGTGCCTGTTGCCGTCGTCTTCAGCTGGAGCAGGGACGTCGATGGCTTCGTTCGCGACGTACCTTCAAACGCCTGGTCCAGGACCATCCTGAATTTTCGCGCTTTGAAATTTGCGGACGAGACGCTCAAGGACTGCTGGTCTTCAACTGCACCCTACTGGGCGACGACCATCGCTGCCAGGATTATGACAACCGCCCGAAACTGTGTCGGGACTTCCCCCACAAAGGGATCTTTTTCTGTGGCGGAGCGCTGCCACCCGGCTGTGGCTATCAGGTGGCTGAAGTAACCCCCTTTGCAACCCATTTGCGCAAGGCTCAAAAAAAAATCGCTCCCCACCGTGAGGTAGAGAGCGACCAGAAACATAACGAGAAATAA
- a CDS encoding methyl-accepting chemotaxis protein produces MRWTVKNKMAAMGVLVFVGLLVMATMSYRTNTFSAVSADQLELRTQQLELLNDFNEQLLVLNLAAMDAIVDKEGGDVSAEVLEDIGGATDFLHGHLGDLLALADHPDEQPIARRIKSTVEVLTPVVKDQLVSAIRQEASDDVFAQLDDKIDGGLGSVAQDLTLLIESVKEESAVATAALHGRLDSANAVLFSVAGVVLLILIPSGIFFARSIIRPLSQSVSMLAELEAGHLEQRLNLKNPDELGDMARAMDAFADSLQREVVANLDLLAQGDLRFDVTPRDSRDALRGAVKKVSEDLQQLLEQIQQACEQIAGGAGEVSDSSQALSQGATESASSLEEIAASMNEMASQTKLNAENAGQANALSGEAHKAAQRGSEQMSHMVAAMADINASGQNISRIIKVIDEIAFQTNLLALNAAVEAARAGQHGKGFAVVAEEVRNLAARSAKAANETSELIEESVKKATNGVEIADVTSRGLNDIVQSVTKVSDLISEISVASNEQAQGISQVNQGLGQIDQVTQQNTASAEEGAAASEELSSQAEQLRRMVARFKLKTSNRSVTAITARVGADSRVFKETRQIAMNDDGFDY; encoded by the coding sequence ATGCGGTGGACGGTGAAAAACAAGATGGCGGCAATGGGCGTGTTGGTTTTTGTCGGTTTGCTTGTGATGGCGACAATGAGTTATAGAACGAATACTTTTTCTGCAGTTTCGGCCGATCAACTCGAGTTAAGAACGCAACAGCTCGAACTTCTCAATGATTTCAATGAACAATTGTTGGTGCTCAACCTAGCGGCGATGGATGCCATTGTCGACAAAGAAGGGGGAGATGTCTCGGCGGAGGTGCTTGAGGATATCGGCGGGGCGACGGATTTTCTGCACGGGCACCTTGGAGATTTGCTGGCTCTGGCAGATCATCCGGACGAACAGCCGATTGCGCGGCGAATTAAAAGTACTGTTGAGGTGTTAACCCCGGTTGTAAAAGACCAATTGGTGAGCGCAATTCGTCAAGAGGCGTCGGACGATGTGTTTGCCCAGCTCGATGACAAAATTGATGGCGGTTTGGGCAGTGTTGCGCAAGACCTTACCCTGCTCATCGAATCTGTGAAAGAAGAATCCGCGGTTGCAACCGCCGCGCTGCACGGTCGTCTCGATTCCGCCAATGCTGTGCTGTTTTCCGTGGCTGGTGTGGTGCTGCTGATTCTGATTCCGTCGGGCATTTTCTTTGCCCGGAGCATTATCCGTCCTCTGAGTCAGAGTGTGTCGATGCTGGCGGAGTTGGAAGCCGGGCACCTCGAGCAACGGCTTAATTTAAAGAATCCAGACGAACTGGGAGATATGGCGCGGGCCATGGATGCTTTTGCGGATAGTTTACAACGGGAAGTTGTTGCCAATCTTGACCTGTTGGCTCAAGGGGATCTGCGTTTTGATGTGACACCGCGAGACAGCCGTGATGCCTTACGTGGAGCCGTCAAAAAGGTTTCAGAAGATCTGCAGCAGTTACTTGAGCAAATTCAACAGGCCTGTGAGCAGATCGCGGGAGGGGCTGGAGAAGTTTCTGATTCGAGCCAGGCGTTGTCCCAGGGGGCGACGGAGTCCGCCAGCTCTCTTGAAGAGATCGCCGCTTCCATGAATGAAATGGCGTCACAGACCAAACTCAATGCCGAAAATGCCGGACAGGCGAATGCGCTGTCGGGCGAAGCACACAAGGCGGCTCAACGAGGAAGTGAGCAGATGTCGCACATGGTTGCAGCCATGGCGGATATTAACGCGTCTGGACAGAATATCTCCCGCATTATCAAGGTTATTGATGAGATCGCCTTTCAAACCAATTTGCTGGCGCTCAATGCCGCTGTTGAAGCGGCACGAGCCGGACAGCATGGCAAAGGCTTTGCTGTCGTGGCTGAAGAGGTGCGCAATCTTGCCGCGCGGAGTGCCAAGGCGGCTAATGAAACGTCTGAATTAATCGAAGAATCCGTCAAAAAAGCCACAAACGGTGTTGAAATTGCCGATGTGACCTCGCGTGGGTTGAACGACATTGTTCAAAGCGTTACCAAGGTTTCAGACTTGATCAGCGAAATCAGCGTTGCCAGCAACGAACAGGCGCAGGGTATTTCGCAGGTCAACCAGGGGTTAGGGCAGATTGACCAGGTAACCCAACAGAATACGGCAAGTGCTGAGGAGGGGGCTGCGGCCAGTGAAGAACTCTCCAGCCAGGCTGAACAGCTCAGGCGTATGGTGGCACGTTTCAAATTGAAAACCAGTAACCGTTCTGTGACGGCGATTACGGCCAGGGTTGGTGCGGACAGCCGCGTGTTTAAAGAGACACGGCAAATCGCCATGAACGACGATGGGTTTGATTACTAG
- the cysK gene encoding cysteine synthase A, translating into MKNDLLHLIGNTPLIRLPFFESDQGAELWAKLESANPGASVKDRIALGMIEQAEQDGLLDEGAHLVEPTSGNTGIGLALVCASKGYQLTLTMPESMSIERRRLLKAYGAELILTPGAEGMRGAINKAETLRDENGWFMVQQFNNPANPATHQRTTGPEIYQALDGKLDAFVTAVGTGGTLTGVGRYLKSCNSQIAVIAVEPQESAVLSGEAPGPHGIQGIGAGFIPDVLDRQLIDQVVTVSTPQAKQCARELSKHGILAGISSGANVFAARKIAAELGPGQRVVTTLCDTGERYLSTDVFEA; encoded by the coding sequence ATGAAAAATGACCTATTACATCTGATCGGCAACACACCACTGATCCGGCTTCCTTTTTTTGAAAGTGATCAGGGTGCTGAACTCTGGGCAAAATTGGAAAGTGCCAACCCAGGTGCAAGCGTCAAAGACCGGATCGCTCTGGGCATGATTGAACAAGCGGAACAGGATGGCCTGCTGGATGAAGGAGCACACCTGGTGGAACCGACCAGTGGCAATACCGGCATTGGCCTTGCCCTTGTCTGTGCCAGCAAGGGCTACCAGCTCACGTTGACCATGCCGGAAAGTATGAGCATAGAGCGGCGACGGTTACTTAAGGCTTATGGTGCTGAACTGATTCTGACGCCCGGTGCCGAAGGAATGCGTGGTGCCATCAACAAGGCTGAAACACTACGCGACGAAAACGGCTGGTTTATGGTGCAGCAATTCAACAACCCGGCCAATCCGGCCACACACCAGCGAACCACCGGCCCTGAAATCTACCAGGCACTGGACGGCAAACTGGATGCCTTTGTCACCGCCGTTGGGACAGGCGGAACACTGACTGGAGTTGGGCGCTATCTGAAGTCGTGTAATTCCCAGATTGCCGTTATCGCTGTTGAACCGCAGGAATCTGCGGTCCTCTCCGGAGAAGCTCCCGGTCCACACGGGATTCAGGGCATTGGCGCCGGATTCATCCCCGACGTGCTGGATCGTCAGTTGATCGACCAGGTGGTTACTGTGTCCACGCCACAGGCAAAGCAATGTGCGAGAGAACTCAGTAAGCATGGCATTCTGGCAGGAATTTCCAGCGGCGCGAATGTTTTTGCGGCGCGCAAGATTGCCGCCGAACTCGGACCGGGCCAGCGGGTTGTCACAACACTGTGCGACACCGGAGAGCGTTATCTGTCCACGGATGTCTTCGAAGCATGA
- a CDS encoding thermonuclease family protein: MIRKLTQRLSIALLLTFMATLTSAAQSGQVTWVSDGDTISVEGIGLVRLLGIDCPEKEESDRDWNFLRLGSCDWQCLRYIAKAARTRTMELCLHQDVRLQTEAEKFDRYGRLLAYVWLADGRMLNQLLLEEGRAVVYRRFDFSEKETFLKLEEKARKNQRGMWLIPEQGGS; encoded by the coding sequence ATGATCAGAAAACTTACACAGCGCTTAAGTATCGCCCTGCTGCTGACGTTTATGGCGACACTGACATCAGCAGCGCAATCAGGCCAAGTCACCTGGGTCAGTGATGGCGACACAATCAGTGTTGAAGGAATCGGGCTGGTTCGGTTATTGGGTATTGATTGTCCGGAAAAAGAGGAATCAGACCGCGACTGGAATTTTTTACGCCTGGGAAGCTGTGACTGGCAGTGTCTGCGCTATATCGCCAAAGCAGCCAGAACCCGCACCATGGAGCTGTGTCTTCACCAGGATGTGCGGCTCCAGACTGAGGCCGAAAAATTTGACCGCTATGGTCGCCTTCTCGCCTATGTCTGGCTGGCGGACGGGCGAATGCTCAACCAACTGCTGCTTGAAGAGGGCAGAGCCGTTGTCTATCGTCGCTTTGATTTTTCCGAAAAGGAAACATTTCTTAAACTGGAAGAAAAGGCGCGCAAAAATCAACGCGGCATGTGGCTCATCCCAGAACAAGGCGGATCATGA
- a CDS encoding Hsp20/alpha crystallin family protein, translating to MKETALLATLQKQQDKMEDVLGQVDRGLIDPCTATEQWEPAVDVGVDRDGARLVILMDLPGVRQEQIRIHLEDNCLLIEGQREAAADSLRLQRQECPSGIFSRSLYLPSGVRSEHLSASCDQGVLRIEISGLTAEDQVTVDSEG from the coding sequence ATGAAAGAAACCGCTTTGCTGGCAACGTTGCAGAAACAACAAGACAAGATGGAAGATGTTCTGGGGCAGGTGGATCGAGGTCTTATCGATCCCTGCACGGCAACAGAGCAGTGGGAGCCGGCGGTCGATGTCGGCGTAGATCGTGATGGGGCTCGTTTGGTGATCCTGATGGATTTGCCAGGTGTCCGTCAGGAGCAGATCCGTATTCATCTCGAAGACAACTGTCTTCTGATTGAAGGCCAGCGAGAGGCCGCAGCCGATTCTTTGCGTCTGCAGCGTCAGGAGTGTCCCAGCGGGATTTTTTCACGCAGTTTGTATCTTCCCTCCGGGGTGCGCTCCGAACACCTGAGTGCCAGCTGTGATCAGGGGGTGTTACGGATTGAAATCAGTGGATTGACCGCCGAGGACCAAGTGACTGTTGACTCTGAAGGGTAA
- the nudC gene encoding NAD(+) diphosphatase codes for MFSQPFDSPVDLPFNWNSLAGGFELHGPLEDPGGEGVFVVLRGSSLLLNADLELSRTLSIEQGQSPLYIGQWHGHPCRVVRLPAGQEMATDMIAHDLQADDPDVPMALLSLGALAQQLMRWQKNSAHCANCGGACTWNGDGWGRQCTACQRHHFPHIHPCVIVLVRRGDELLLVRKANWIPGRYSLVAGFVDSGECLEDAVRREVREETGVEVDNIRYVGSQGWPFPSQIMAGFVADYAGGDVKIQLSELEDGGWFSVDHLPRLPSRRSIARYLIDTYGTGHNND; via the coding sequence ATGTTTTCACAACCGTTTGATTCACCAGTTGATCTGCCCTTTAACTGGAACAGTCTCGCCGGAGGCTTTGAACTCCATGGTCCACTCGAAGATCCCGGCGGCGAAGGCGTGTTTGTTGTCCTTCGTGGCTCTTCTCTGCTGCTCAATGCAGATCTTGAGCTATCTCGAACCCTCTCTATCGAACAAGGGCAATCACCCTTATATATCGGTCAATGGCACGGTCATCCGTGTCGCGTCGTGCGCCTGCCCGCTGGCCAGGAGATGGCAACTGATATGATTGCCCATGATCTGCAGGCTGACGATCCGGATGTACCCATGGCTCTGCTGTCGCTTGGTGCTCTGGCGCAACAATTGATGCGTTGGCAAAAAAACAGTGCTCATTGCGCCAACTGCGGAGGCGCCTGCACCTGGAATGGCGATGGCTGGGGACGGCAGTGCACGGCGTGTCAGCGCCACCACTTTCCCCATATCCATCCCTGCGTCATTGTTCTGGTTCGGCGAGGAGATGAGCTGCTGCTGGTGCGCAAGGCCAACTGGATCCCCGGTCGCTACAGTCTTGTCGCTGGGTTTGTCGATAGTGGTGAGTGTCTCGAAGATGCCGTCCGCCGTGAGGTGCGTGAAGAAACCGGGGTTGAAGTCGATAATATCCGCTATGTTGGGAGCCAGGGCTGGCCTTTCCCTAGCCAGATTATGGCCGGATTTGTTGCTGATTACGCTGGTGGAGACGTGAAGATTCAACTCTCAGAGCTTGAGGATGGCGGCTGGTTTTCGGTGGACCACTTGCCACGGTTGCCATCGAGGCGCAGTATTGCGCGCTACCTGATTGACACATACGGAACGGGGCACAACAACGATTAA
- a CDS encoding U32 family peptidase encodes MNTVELLVPAGDMDKLKTALRFGADAVYVGGQQFGLRAAAGNFSFAELKEAIDLTHQQGKRLFLTLNAYLRPGDFPQLDEYLETLRPLATDGYIISDPGVLRRIKQIDPERELHLSTQVNTTNAESCLFWQQQGVDRVNLARELNFEEICRVRQQCDIDLEVFVHGAMCVAYSGRCLLSTALTARSANEGACAQPCRWNYALVEETRPGQYFPIEEDGRGTYIMNSRDLCLLDQIPELMKAGVNSLKIEGRMKTLYYVAAVTRVYRAAIDRYLSDPDNYCCDPLWGEELDKVSHRPYTTDYLPADDASVHAEDSRYRRTHDFIGVVRAVEQGRALIEGRNRFAVGDTIEVIGPQMRQSAFTVPPCHTEQGEPVSVIQPNARVWMSLPADAAQGDLLRREKTQPSWTVAGQPMMTEDK; translated from the coding sequence ATGAACACAGTGGAATTGCTGGTACCAGCCGGTGATATGGATAAATTAAAAACGGCCCTGCGCTTTGGTGCCGATGCCGTATATGTCGGGGGACAGCAGTTCGGGCTGCGTGCTGCGGCGGGCAATTTCTCTTTCGCTGAGTTGAAGGAGGCGATTGACCTGACACATCAGCAAGGGAAACGCCTGTTTCTTACCCTTAATGCCTACCTGCGACCGGGAGATTTTCCCCAATTGGATGAGTATCTTGAGACATTGCGTCCCCTGGCAACTGATGGCTATATCATCTCCGATCCCGGGGTGTTGAGACGGATTAAGCAGATTGATCCCGAACGAGAGCTCCACTTGTCGACGCAGGTCAACACCACCAATGCGGAAAGCTGCTTGTTCTGGCAGCAACAGGGAGTGGATCGTGTCAATCTGGCCAGAGAGCTCAATTTTGAAGAGATTTGCCGGGTTCGGCAACAGTGCGATATCGATCTGGAGGTTTTTGTTCATGGCGCCATGTGCGTCGCCTATTCGGGACGCTGTCTGCTGTCTACCGCACTTACCGCGCGCAGCGCTAATGAAGGCGCCTGTGCCCAGCCTTGTCGCTGGAATTATGCTCTGGTGGAAGAAACCCGACCCGGGCAGTACTTTCCCATTGAGGAAGATGGGCGGGGAACTTACATCATGAATAGCCGCGACCTGTGTTTGCTTGACCAGATTCCGGAGTTGATGAAAGCCGGAGTCAACAGTTTGAAGATCGAAGGTCGCATGAAAACACTGTATTATGTTGCGGCCGTAACACGGGTCTACCGCGCCGCGATTGATCGCTATCTGTCTGATCCTGACAATTACTGCTGTGATCCGTTATGGGGGGAGGAGCTGGATAAGGTCAGCCATCGTCCTTACACCACGGATTATCTCCCTGCCGATGATGCGTCCGTTCATGCGGAAGATTCCCGTTATCGACGCACGCATGATTTTATAGGTGTTGTTCGTGCCGTCGAGCAGGGGCGTGCCCTGATTGAGGGGAGAAATCGATTTGCCGTTGGTGACACGATCGAAGTGATTGGGCCGCAGATGCGACAAAGCGCCTTCACTGTGCCACCCTGCCACACTGAACAAGGCGAGCCGGTATCGGTGATACAGCCGAATGCACGTGTCTGGATGTCTCTTCCTGCCGATGCGGCACAGGGCGACCTCTTACGCCGAGAAAAAACTCAACCCAGTTGGACCGTTGCCGGACAGCCGATGATGACAGAGGATAAATAA
- the ybgF gene encoding tol-pal system protein YbgF, with product MHRSFAIIALCLFWLNYGCAPAPSSQSNPLSRPLERQVQMQKQQIDALETSVLRLEAQLEENQVLIRTLQQDLKRLEPVNQPAEVAATAPLAQETISTQPSATEIYRQAFADYTQERYPQAERGFSEFLRLYPENSFAATACYRLAQAQLAQGKKQQALSNFATVVSNYPDANKASDALYSMAILLKENNQLQHAEAALNRLIRDYPDSEAAKKAEAGLASFRE from the coding sequence ATGCACCGCTCATTTGCCATCATTGCCCTATGTCTTTTCTGGCTGAATTATGGGTGTGCCCCGGCGCCTTCCTCCCAGAGCAATCCTCTGTCCCGGCCGCTGGAGCGTCAGGTCCAGATGCAGAAACAGCAAATTGACGCCCTCGAAACAAGCGTCTTACGCCTTGAAGCTCAACTTGAGGAGAACCAGGTCCTTATTCGCACTCTTCAACAGGATCTGAAACGCCTGGAGCCGGTCAATCAACCTGCCGAAGTGGCGGCCACTGCACCGCTGGCTCAGGAAACAATCTCGACACAACCTTCGGCAACGGAAATTTATCGTCAGGCCTTTGCCGATTATACGCAGGAGCGTTACCCCCAGGCAGAACGAGGATTCAGTGAATTCCTGCGACTTTATCCGGAAAATTCGTTCGCGGCAACAGCCTGCTATCGCTTGGCACAAGCACAGCTGGCACAAGGAAAGAAGCAGCAGGCGTTAAGTAATTTTGCCACTGTTGTCAGTAATTATCCAGATGCCAACAAGGCTTCTGACGCCCTTTATAGTATGGCGATCTTACTCAAGGAAAACAATCAGTTACAACACGCAGAAGCCGCTTTAAACCGTCTTATCCGCGACTATCCGGACAGTGAAGCAGCCAAGAAAGCCGAAGCCGGGCTGGCCAGCTTCAGAGAATAG
- a CDS encoding LysM peptidoglycan-binding domain-containing protein has product MNKLIILACLILFPAAAIAQDNPRIYTIQKGDTLWGISKRFITDPLYWPNLWANNPFIRNPHLIYPGQNVAIYDGRIELLPEYQKVETQEPAAVEQEPLPEPVEEITFNISTDLNSFISTSQLQDAGHIVDTVDNRIMMTEGDTCFLQMKDEEAVVGKQYQIFKLSDAVVHPATEKTMGHQIIWRGNLQLTAAHEQVYSGTITKAVNEIERGDLLLPLVEHQNTIALKRSETPLEGTIIAAHPEKMTLGQHDVFYLDFGADAGLEVGNMLTIVRPRHATELALQDDEIILPDTLLGRAMVVKTDAETSAAIILKSAEPIYRGDLVYTEME; this is encoded by the coding sequence ATGAACAAACTGATAATTCTGGCGTGCCTGATTCTGTTTCCGGCAGCAGCCATTGCTCAGGACAATCCCCGTATTTATACCATCCAAAAAGGGGATACGTTGTGGGGAATCTCAAAACGGTTCATTACTGATCCCCTGTATTGGCCTAACCTGTGGGCGAACAATCCTTTCATTCGCAATCCTCACTTAATCTATCCCGGACAGAATGTCGCCATTTATGATGGACGCATTGAGCTGCTCCCTGAGTACCAGAAAGTTGAAACTCAGGAGCCTGCCGCGGTGGAACAAGAGCCTCTGCCAGAGCCTGTCGAAGAAATTACCTTCAATATCAGCACCGACCTTAACAGTTTTATCAGCACCTCCCAGTTACAGGATGCGGGGCATATTGTCGACACGGTTGACAATCGCATTATGATGACGGAGGGAGACACCTGTTTTCTGCAGATGAAGGACGAAGAAGCCGTCGTCGGTAAGCAATATCAGATTTTCAAGCTCTCCGATGCTGTGGTTCATCCTGCAACTGAGAAAACAATGGGCCATCAGATTATCTGGCGCGGTAACCTCCAGCTGACTGCAGCACATGAGCAGGTCTACTCCGGCACCATCACCAAAGCCGTCAACGAAATAGAGCGCGGAGACCTTCTGCTGCCCCTAGTTGAACATCAGAATACCATTGCTCTGAAACGATCGGAAACGCCGCTGGAAGGCACCATTATCGCCGCCCATCCTGAAAAGATGACATTAGGTCAACACGACGTGTTTTATCTTGATTTCGGCGCAGATGCCGGCCTTGAAGTCGGCAATATGCTGACCATTGTCCGCCCTCGCCATGCGACTGAGCTGGCCTTGCAAGACGATGAGATCATTCTTCCGGACACACTGCTCGGCCGGGCCATGGTGGTCAAAACGGATGCGGAAACCTCTGCGGCCATTATTCTCAAATCTGCTGAACCGATTTATCGCGGTGATCTGGTTTACACCGAAATGGAATAG
- the dprA gene encoding DNA-processing protein DprA, giving the protein MQQEDLPWLRLHMTSGLGRQRLIRLINYYGSPEAVLAASPDDWAQQAGVKSKTLGKPPAEQDGLTQRTLHNLHEQGVHLTTLWHDNYPAKLRTLCDPPAVLYWRGTWSGEKQLAIVGSRHASAAGQRWTEDLACTLSHHHTTIVSGLARGIDSAAHRGALKGVGSTIAVLGCGIDRIYPIENRSLFEQIAVQGLILSEYPPGTAPLPGNFPGRNRIISGLSDGVVVIEAASKSGSLITADFALEQGRDVFAVPGAPYDIQSQGCLDLLRQGAIMVSQPQDIFDHLGIETRHTPDHSVVFELPPLTDKQTKVLENLGKTPRHLDKLATESGLTPMEVSAIVLHLELLGLAQSLPGGHYIRGFPS; this is encoded by the coding sequence ATGCAACAAGAAGATCTTCCCTGGCTACGGCTGCACATGACATCCGGCTTGGGCCGACAACGCCTCATCCGATTGATCAATTATTACGGATCACCTGAAGCAGTACTGGCAGCATCCCCCGATGACTGGGCACAACAGGCCGGAGTCAAAAGCAAAACGCTTGGCAAACCGCCAGCGGAGCAGGATGGCCTGACACAAAGGACCCTGCACAACTTACACGAGCAGGGTGTGCACTTGACCACCCTTTGGCATGACAATTATCCGGCAAAATTACGCACGCTTTGTGATCCTCCAGCCGTACTTTACTGGCGCGGCACCTGGTCAGGAGAGAAGCAACTGGCCATTGTCGGCTCCCGCCATGCCAGTGCGGCCGGTCAGCGCTGGACCGAGGATCTTGCCTGCACGTTGTCGCACCATCACACCACCATTGTCAGTGGTCTCGCGCGTGGGATAGACAGCGCGGCCCATCGTGGTGCATTGAAGGGAGTGGGGTCAACAATTGCCGTTCTCGGTTGCGGCATCGACCGCATCTATCCGATTGAAAACCGCAGTCTCTTTGAACAGATTGCAGTCCAAGGTCTGATTCTTTCGGAATATCCCCCCGGAACCGCCCCTTTGCCGGGTAATTTTCCCGGTCGCAACCGGATCATCAGTGGACTAAGTGACGGTGTTGTCGTCATTGAGGCGGCATCAAAAAGCGGCTCTTTAATTACTGCGGATTTTGCCCTCGAACAGGGGCGAGACGTTTTTGCTGTGCCAGGAGCACCTTATGATATCCAGTCACAAGGCTGTCTTGACCTGTTGCGTCAGGGAGCGATCATGGTCAGCCAACCACAGGATATCTTTGACCACTTGGGAATAGAGACGCGACACACGCCCGACCACTCCGTTGTTTTCGAGTTGCCGCCCTTAACCGACAAACAGACTAAAGTGCTGGAAAACCTCGGCAAAACGCCGCGACATCTCGACAAATTGGCAACGGAAAGTGGCTTGACACCCATGGAGGTTTCGGCTATCGTGCTGCACTTGGAGCTTCTGGGCCTTGCGCAATCATTGCCTGGAGGACACTATATACGGGGTTTTCCATCCTAA
- a CDS encoding DUF494 family protein: MNERVLIIVGIIAQYFMNEHDFSSEREIVEELLSAGFEEDEINAAFSWMEKITLQQPPEPDRALLSPPLIRIYAPQERQSLTREAQGFLVKLRAAGILTPELEEEIILKACQNEGEISTLEDVKSITILAMFASLQYDGSREIDCIIEDNWNRLYH, encoded by the coding sequence TTGAACGAACGTGTGCTGATCATTGTGGGCATCATTGCCCAGTATTTTATGAATGAACACGATTTTTCCAGCGAGCGTGAAATTGTCGAGGAACTACTGTCGGCCGGTTTTGAAGAGGACGAGATCAATGCGGCCTTTTCCTGGATGGAAAAGATCACCCTGCAGCAACCACCCGAACCAGACCGGGCGCTCCTGTCTCCGCCACTGATCCGCATCTATGCGCCTCAGGAAAGACAAAGCTTGACGCGCGAAGCTCAAGGCTTTTTGGTAAAATTACGTGCAGCGGGGATTCTGACACCGGAGCTCGAAGAGGAGATCATCCTCAAAGCCTGCCAGAATGAGGGGGAAATAAGTACCCTGGAAGATGTCAAATCAATCACCATTCTGGCCATGTTTGCCAGCCTTCAATACGACGGATCCAGAGAGATCGACTGCATTATTGAAGACAACTGGAACCGGCTTTACCACTGA